The region CGTCATCCGGCGGGCCGGCGTGTCCGCGTATGCGTCGGTGGTGCTGGCGTAGATCCGGACCTCGGCGACCACCGTGGAGCTGGTGGACGAGTTGCCCTGCCCGACAAGGCGCACATAGCGGGCGGTGGTCGGCGTGATCGGGTACACCTCGGCGTTGTCCGTGGCGGCGGAGGAGACGGCTCTGGTCGCGGCGGCCTGCCAACTGGTGCCGTCGGTGGAGGTCAGCAGGTCGAATGCGAAGCTTCGCTGCGAACCGAAGGCGAAGGCGACGTTCACCGCCCCGACGGTGCGCTGCGCACCGAGGTCGAGGTCGAGGGTCGAGCCGGCCCAGGTGGTGTCCAGGTCGGCGTCGATGGTGGCCGCGGCTCGGTGGGCGTACTCGCCGGCGGTTACCGAGGCGATGGGCAGCGAGTTGCGGGTCTTCCCCGGCACCCGGAAGTGGATCTTGTAGCTCGGACCGGCGGCCCCGTCCTGGCGGTAGGTGCTCACGGTGGCCGTGCCGGGCAGTTCGGTCGCTTGGCTCACCTGGGCGTACCCGCCGCTCTGGCTCACCGGCGTGACCTGCGGTGGGTCGGTGGTGCCGGGGCCGAGCACCACCTCGTACCGGAAGCGGTTCGGCGTGAACCCGGCCACCGGCGCGCCGTCGACGTGTAACCCGGCCAACTGGGTCGTCGGTGACGCCGGCACGGACCAGTTGGCCAGCGGCGTCAGGGACGGCGCCGCTGGCGGCTGCTCGCCGCCGAACAACGGCGTCAGGCGTAGCGCCAGGGTGGCATTGGTGACACCGGGCAGGTGTACGACGAGCTTCCGGAGCGCTGGCTGGGAGTTCTGCCCCGGCGGGTTGGGGCTGCCCGCCATCGGGGCGGGAAGTCCGACGGACATCGTCGCACCGGCTGGGCCGACAAGTTGCACCGCGAGGCGCTCGTCCCCCCGGTGCAGGGTCGCGGACCGTCCGTCCGGGGCCAACACGACGTCGGCGCGGGTGTGCAGGAAGGACCGGTAGTCGATCGCCGTGGTGGACCGTACCTCGTCCTGGACGAGCACCTGACGACGGTCGTCGAAGAGTTGGATGCCGCGTCGGGCCTGCTGCACCCGGCCGCCGTACATGGCGGTCAGGTCGGTGATGGCATGCCACTGCCGGGGGGAGGAGCCGGTCGACACGATCCGGGCGCCCTGGGTAAGGGCGGTGGACGGCGTCGGGCCCGCACCCAGCAGCATGGTGTTCTGCCCCTGCGGGTGGTTCACGTAGTGGTCCCACCGGCCGCCGGTGTTGCTCTGCCAGGTGAAGTAGTTGGCCAGGTCGTAGTCGTCCGCGCCGAGATCCTCGAACCAGCGCGTCCCGCTCGCGTCCAGGACGAACGAGCCGGCGTCCAGGTTCTCGTGGCCGGCGACCGGATCGAACCCCGCTCGCAGTCCCTTCGTCGCGACATGGACGCCGTTCGGATCGTCCCAGTCGCTGCGTGCCGTGGCCACCTCCACGTGCCGGAAGTAGGCATCGGTCGCGGCTGGATGGGTGGTGCCGGTGGCGGTTGCCGGGTCGTACCAGAGGATGTCCAGCGGCGTGGCCCCCTCGTCGGCCCGGGCAGCTGCCCAGGCGGCCCATTCGGGCCGTTGGTAACGCTGGGCCAGCCACATCAGATAGGGCACCTGCCGGCCCCCGGCGGTGAGTGAGTTGTAGAAGGTTGTACCCCCGTCGCCGTAGTTGAAGAGCGCCCCCTTCGGTCCACTGACGTGAATGGCGAAGTCACCGGTCTTCGCCAGGCCGGGCAGGCCGGAGAGGCCGAAGTCGGTGCCCGTCGCGGTGGTGAAGGCGGCCAGCCAGGTGACGAGGTACTCGGTGGCGAAGAGCCAGTAGGCCGGACCTTCGGCGTAGGCGCCGTCCGGGCCGTACTCCGCGATGCCGTACTGGATGGAGCGGACGCTGCCGACCAGCAAATTGTTGACCTTGGTGCGGACCGTGTCGCCGGCATCGGCGCCGATCGCCAGCGCTCCCAGCGCGACACCGTTGCAGACGATGTTCCAGTTGTGCGGTGCGGTGAAGTTGCCTCCACCCAGCAAGGGCAGCGTCGCATCGATGCCGTGCCTGATGATCGCGTCACGGATCGTCGTCCTGTCGCTCGCGGACAGGAACTGGTAGAACCAGTCGTAGCCGATCGCGAGGGCGTGTGTCATCTGCGCGACGTCGAGGAACCTGCTGTCCGGGTTCCAGGTCTGCAGGCCGGCCGCGGCGAGGAGCTCCGCCCTCGCGCGTTGGGCGTACTCCTGCGGGTCGGTCCCGCCACTGGGGGAGATGTTCCAGACCAGACCCAGCGCGTAGATCCGGCGCTTCACGTCGTCGGCGGTGACCTCCCCGCTCTGCAAACGCTCGTTGGTCGGCAGTTTCTCAGCGGTGGTGTCGAGGACCCGATCGGCGCGTTCCCGTACCGCGGTGAACCACCGCTGTGCCCGGCTGTCGGTCGCGAGCCGGTTGCGCGCGTTGCCGAAGGTTTCCGCGGTGGCGAGCAGCCGGGGGTGCGGCCGGCCGGCGATCTGGGACACGATGTCGGCCGGCGGTTCGATGGCGGCCAGCTGACCGGCTGCCGATCGGCTGGCAGATGGGGTCGCCCCCGTGGCCGGGCCGGGTGCGGAGATGGCGACGAGGCAGGACGCGCCGAGCACCAGAACGGTCAGCCGAGCGCGCCAGCGGGCAGCCGCAGGCGTGATGACATTCGACACAGACAACCCCCGTTGAAGCGTGACGAGCGCGATGACCGTATCGAGGGTGGTGTGTCGTCACAAGAGGTCGCCCGACTGATCCACCACGGCCGAGAGGCCAGGCCGTGCACCGGGTCCACCAGTCCATGGCCCACGGTCCTGCTGGACGAATCCATGATCGCTCGGCCGGTACCGCTGTTCGCACCTACTCGTTCGGCGTCGACGGCGCGATGGCCGCGGCACCTGTTCGCGGTGGAGGCGGTGAACGTCTCACCGATCCGAAGCGCGCGAGCCGTAGGCCGGGCCGAACACCACCAGCAGCGCCAGGTCCTCGGTCACCTCCTCGAACCGGTGCTCCTCGCCAGCCGGCACGAAGATCACCGAACCCGGGCCCACCTCGGCCGCGCCGTCCGGGGTCACGATCCGGGCCTGCCCCGCGGTGACCACGTAGATCTCATCCTCGGTGTGCGGGCTCTGACCGTCGAGACCGCCCGCCGGGATGCAGTACGTTCCCACCGACAGGTCCGGCACCCTCAGGTGTTCGACCCAGTCGTTGGCGGCCCCGGCGGGTGCGGTCCACCGGCCCGCGCCCTCGATGATCTGCATGGCAGAACCCTAAGGGGCATCTCGCAGCCGGTACCCATCGCGCCCCCTCGCATCCGTAGGCGCACTCGCTGCTGGGGCAGGTGCCCGGCATCTACACTCCACCCTCGTGCCGACGAAGACGACGACGCCGCGCAGGTGTCCGACCTGTGCTGACGACCTGGTCCTGCTGGAGGCGGGGGCGCTCTCCTGGTGCGCTGCCTGTCAGTGGAACCTGGACGTGTACGACCCCGCCCTGGCGCCGTGGCGCGGCACTACGATGGTCGGCCGCTGGGGCTTCCGGCGAGGGCTGGAACTCGACCGGTCGACGCATGAGGACTTGCTGGCCGATCCGGAGGCACGCCCGGCCGGGCCGTCGTCGGGCGAGTTCTGGCTGTCGGCGGTCTCCGTGGTGCTGGCGCTGCTGGGGGTGGCGGCAGCGGGCTATCTCGTCTGGCTCGTCGTGGCCAGCGACCTGCCACCGGGGGTACGGCTGGCTCTGGCGATCCCCGCTCTGCTCGTCTTGCTGCTGGTCAAGCCGTCGTTCGGGCGGGTGCCCAAGCATGGCGTGATCACCGAGCGCGAAGCCCCGCAGTTGCATCGTCTGGTGCGGGAGGTCGCAGATGCTGCCGGGACACCGGTTCCCGACGTGATCTGTGCGGACCTGAGTCTCAACGCCGGTGTCGCCCGGCTGGGCTGGCGGCAACGGTCGGTGCTCGTCATCGGGATCCCCCTGTGGGTGATGCTGCCGCGGCCGGCTCGGCTGTCCCTTCTGGCCCATGAGCTGGGTCACCTCGCCAACGGCGATCCGCTTCGGGTCCGCCGGACCCTGCTGGCGAGGACGTTCGGCACCCGGGCGGTAATGGCCACCGGTGGGCGGAACCCTTGGCAGCGGGCCATTCGCGCCTCGGAATCGCTGGCCTCGAACGTCAGCGGGACGGCCGTCCTCTTCGGAATGATCGTTAATGGAATCGTCGCTCTGGTGAACGTCGCCGGCGCGACCGCGCAGCTGCTCGTGGACAGTGTGGCGATGCCCGACAGTCGCCGTGCCGAGTACCGGGCCGATCTGGTCGCCCGCCGGGTGGGCGGCAGCGCACCCTTCCTCCGGTCTTCTGAGACGGTCCTGCTCGCCGGCCGGATCTGGCAGGACTTGTGGCATCAGGCCCCGCGTGTCGACGCTGAGCAACTGGAGGCGATGGCCGCTGAAGCCCGCCAGCGCCTGGCCGCTGACCTGCCGCTGGCCCGTC is a window of Micromonospora sp. WMMD961 DNA encoding:
- a CDS encoding cupin domain-containing protein — protein: MQIIEGAGRWTAPAGAANDWVEHLRVPDLSVGTYCIPAGGLDGQSPHTEDEIYVVTAGQARIVTPDGAAEVGPGSVIFVPAGEEHRFEEVTEDLALLVVFGPAYGSRASDR
- a CDS encoding M48 family metallopeptidase gives rise to the protein MYDPALAPWRGTTMVGRWGFRRGLELDRSTHEDLLADPEARPAGPSSGEFWLSAVSVVLALLGVAAAGYLVWLVVASDLPPGVRLALAIPALLVLLLVKPSFGRVPKHGVITEREAPQLHRLVREVADAAGTPVPDVICADLSLNAGVARLGWRQRSVLVIGIPLWVMLPRPARLSLLAHELGHLANGDPLRVRRTLLARTFGTRAVMATGGRNPWQRAIRASESLASNVSGTAVLFGMIVNGIVALVNVAGATAQLLVDSVAMPDSRRAEYRADLVARRVGGSAPFLRSSETVLLAGRIWQDLWHQAPRVDAEQLEAMAAEARQRLAADLPLARQLSRRTTDLWSTHPGEDQRMRLIEALPDVDGVLSVDDVRWAGVDTELAPWRRAAHNALLGTRDRF
- a CDS encoding DNRLRE domain-containing protein, producing MSNVITPAAARWRARLTVLVLGASCLVAISAPGPATGATPSASRSAAGQLAAIEPPADIVSQIAGRPHPRLLATAETFGNARNRLATDSRAQRWFTAVRERADRVLDTTAEKLPTNERLQSGEVTADDVKRRIYALGLVWNISPSGGTDPQEYAQRARAELLAAAGLQTWNPDSRFLDVAQMTHALAIGYDWFYQFLSASDRTTIRDAIIRHGIDATLPLLGGGNFTAPHNWNIVCNGVALGALAIGADAGDTVRTKVNNLLVGSVRSIQYGIAEYGPDGAYAEGPAYWLFATEYLVTWLAAFTTATGTDFGLSGLPGLAKTGDFAIHVSGPKGALFNYGDGGTTFYNSLTAGGRQVPYLMWLAQRYQRPEWAAWAAARADEGATPLDILWYDPATATGTTHPAATDAYFRHVEVATARSDWDDPNGVHVATKGLRAGFDPVAGHENLDAGSFVLDASGTRWFEDLGADDYDLANYFTWQSNTGGRWDHYVNHPQGQNTMLLGAGPTPSTALTQGARIVSTGSSPRQWHAITDLTAMYGGRVQQARRGIQLFDDRRQVLVQDEVRSTTAIDYRSFLHTRADVVLAPDGRSATLHRGDERLAVQLVGPAGATMSVGLPAPMAGSPNPPGQNSQPALRKLVVHLPGVTNATLALRLTPLFGGEQPPAAPSLTPLANWSVPASPTTQLAGLHVDGAPVAGFTPNRFRYEVVLGPGTTDPPQVTPVSQSGGYAQVSQATELPGTATVSTYRQDGAAGPSYKIHFRVPGKTRNSLPIASVTAGEYAHRAAATIDADLDTTWAGSTLDLDLGAQRTVGAVNVAFAFGSQRSFAFDLLTSTDGTSWQAAATRAVSSAATDNAEVYPITPTTARYVRLVGQGNSSTSSTVVAEVRIYASTTDAYADTPARRMTPTADAFVRCGSHAGTNFGRGSQLEIRNHPNDPTVLAEYRRLSYLRFEPASVPGTVRSATLWLYGGMAADPDVDFTTSAVLMVDSPWKEYDVTCANRPALGAILGVIGSDEQKMWRRLDLTSYVRDQLAAGKPISIGVAQLAAGHGPWVGFNSREASFQRPFLELTVS